A genome region from Candidatus Omnitrophota bacterium includes the following:
- the terL gene encoding phage terminase large subunit has translation MSNINNSERELRKSLGEKSIEAFARLYFSHYLKNEICSFHKDLYRILMEMVSARGKHTAIAAPRDSAKSSIVSLIYVLWCICYRKEPYMVILSETHDQAVDLLSHVKDELDSNNELIEDFPEACDIDKAAVWKEDEVITANRIKIIALGAGQKIRGRRNKQFRPSLVILDDIEGDMAVRNLEQRKKLYEWFTKAVLNAGSENTNYIVIGTILDYDSLLAKLISDTQEKKWDKYIYKAVVSFSKNQQLWDNDWSRILDCQDGYKDKEGPEGALEFFKDHEKEMMEGVSVLWEDKESFYQLMLARAYNEASFNSEKQNEPLRPEEQSLSMNEARFWDDEFKTEEALLKSLSDDIQVVGALDPSLGLKGKSGDFSAIITLVKDNKTGIAYVLDADIEKLTLDNLYEAVVEHCRNRRYGRFVIEENNFQAAVILAINERLSERGIDFSVEGKGNFSDKKGRIQMLQSPIKRGKIRFSRKHAKLLEQLKYFPRGSHDDGPDALQMAFEAADDDNHRTRWLPLTGGDDYMPGSAYWTEHDRLTKDPNAKYYGDAYNDYDDGGDD, from the coding sequence AGATTTATATAGAATCCTTATGGAAATGGTCAGTGCTAGGGGAAAACATACGGCTATAGCCGCTCCGAGGGACAGCGCGAAAAGCTCCATCGTAAGCTTAATATATGTCCTCTGGTGTATATGTTATAGAAAAGAACCCTATATGGTCATATTGTCGGAAACACATGACCAGGCCGTGGACTTACTGTCACACGTAAAAGATGAGCTCGACTCAAACAATGAGCTGATAGAGGATTTTCCCGAAGCATGTGACATTGACAAGGCCGCTGTTTGGAAAGAAGATGAAGTAATTACGGCTAATAGGATTAAAATTATCGCGCTAGGAGCAGGGCAGAAGATTCGTGGCAGAAGGAATAAACAGTTCAGGCCTTCACTTGTGATACTGGATGATATCGAAGGAGATATGGCCGTAAGAAACCTGGAACAGCGGAAAAAGTTATATGAGTGGTTTACAAAGGCTGTATTAAACGCAGGGTCTGAGAATACCAATTATATAGTGATAGGCACTATCCTGGATTACGATTCGCTCTTAGCCAAACTGATTTCCGATACACAAGAAAAGAAATGGGATAAGTATATTTATAAAGCTGTGGTAAGTTTTTCAAAGAACCAACAGCTTTGGGATAACGATTGGTCCCGGATATTAGACTGTCAGGATGGCTATAAAGATAAAGAAGGCCCGGAGGGAGCGCTAGAGTTTTTCAAAGATCATGAAAAAGAGATGATGGAAGGTGTCAGTGTCTTGTGGGAGGACAAGGAAAGCTTCTATCAATTGATGTTGGCTCGTGCTTACAATGAGGCAAGCTTTAATTCGGAAAAACAGAATGAGCCCTTAAGACCTGAAGAACAGAGCCTCAGTATGAATGAGGCGCGTTTCTGGGATGACGAGTTTAAGACAGAAGAAGCGCTTCTAAAGTCTTTGAGCGATGATATACAGGTAGTAGGCGCTCTTGACCCCAGTTTAGGATTAAAAGGAAAGTCCGGCGACTTCTCCGCGATAATAACGCTTGTCAAAGACAATAAAACAGGCATTGCTTATGTGCTTGACGCTGACATAGAGAAGCTAACTCTAGATAATCTATATGAAGCCGTTGTCGAACATTGCAGGAATAGGCGTTATGGCAGATTTGTTATCGAAGAGAATAACTTTCAGGCAGCCGTTATCCTTGCGATAAATGAACGCTTAAGTGAACGGGGAATAGATTTTTCTGTCGAAGGGAAAGGTAATTTTTCCGATAAAAAGGGAAGAATTCAGATGCTGCAATCTCCGATTAAAAGAGGAAAGATTCGATTCTCGCGAAAGCATGCGAAGCTATTAGAGCAGTTGAAATATTTTCCGCGCGGTTCTCACGATGACGGTCCTGATGCTCTTCAAATGGCGTTTGAAGCGGCTGACGATGATAATCATAGAACCAGATGGCTTCCGTTAACAGGAGGAGATGACTATATGCCGGGCAGCGCTTATTGGACTGAGCATGATAGGTTAACAAAAGACCCCAATGCTAAGTATTATGGAGATGCATACAATGATTATGATGATGGCGGCGATGATTAA